Proteins encoded by one window of Candidatus Sumerlaea chitinivorans:
- a CDS encoding 2-C-methyl-D-erythritol 4-phosphate cytidylyltransferase, whose product MNVECGIVLVAAGQGQRMGSVIPKQFLPLCGMPLYLWSLHYFQALPAVREIVVVVPAGYERRVAEETAQLRLSKVRSCVRGGELRQDSVEIGVHALSSDCPLVGIHDAARPFPPQNFDELLQAAFATGAALFAVPVTDTLKRVTGEAVEATVDRTSLWAAQTPQIFRRDLLAAALAHAREQKCTVTDDAAAVEAMGIHPQIVVGSRWNLKVTTHEDWPVAEFLAQKLERFFVQSLNARDSSCGGSPSI is encoded by the coding sequence ATGAACGTTGAGTGTGGAATTGTCCTTGTGGCCGCTGGACAAGGCCAAAGAATGGGTTCTGTGATCCCAAAGCAATTTCTCCCCCTTTGTGGAATGCCGCTATATTTGTGGTCTCTTCACTACTTTCAGGCGCTCCCAGCAGTACGTGAAATTGTTGTGGTCGTACCAGCGGGATATGAGCGGCGCGTAGCCGAAGAAACGGCTCAACTGCGACTGAGCAAAGTTCGGTCATGCGTTCGCGGCGGAGAGCTCCGCCAGGATTCTGTAGAAATCGGGGTCCATGCGCTCAGCAGTGACTGCCCGTTGGTAGGGATTCACGATGCCGCGCGCCCCTTCCCGCCACAGAATTTCGATGAACTTCTGCAGGCCGCGTTTGCTACGGGTGCTGCGCTCTTTGCTGTCCCGGTTACCGATACACTCAAGAGAGTAACCGGGGAAGCAGTTGAGGCGACTGTGGACCGAACCTCTCTATGGGCCGCGCAAACGCCGCAAATATTCCGGCGCGATCTTTTGGCCGCTGCATTAGCTCATGCCCGAGAGCAAAAGTGCACAGTCACCGATGATGCTGCTGCAGTTGAGGCCATGGGCATTCATCCCCAAATTGTTGTTGGAAGCCGCTGGAACCTCAAGGTCACAACCCATGAAGACTGGCCAGTCGCCGAGTTCCTCGCTCAAAAACTCGAACGCTTTTTCGTCCAATCTTTGAATGCACGTGACTCATCATGCGGCGGTTCCCCGAGCATCTGA
- a CDS encoding SsnA protein produces the protein MGKMSIEPQKAETWLLENVVTVDFPTLSVSNASVRIENGVIAEVANAGGHEDVPRSQRVNCHGMLLLPALVVGHTHLYSALAPGMPPAKRQPENFVQILEEIWWKLDRALDDEGVYYSALVGAIRAAQCGVGTLVDHHASPNAIAGSLDLVRNALARVGLRGVLCYEVTDRNGKDGARAGLEENARFIRNCPQDGRFSGLVGAHASFTLSDETLGALADLADETRRGVHIHCAEANSDNEDSLRRCGKRVLGRLMEARIVRPGTVLGHCTHLMPEEVEVAYDHGCWIAHNCRSNMNNAVGYAPIESLARGRLALGTDGIDHDLFAESRTAFFRMREARARLPFHAPLHWLTGASQLASENLGIPLGRVAKGYPADLLLLDYVPATPLTSSNFAGHWFFAINAQHVHSLMVGGKWILRNRELSDTTLQEELERARIVAQRMWQRFETL, from the coding sequence TTGGGGAAGATGAGCATTGAACCACAAAAAGCCGAAACTTGGCTCCTTGAGAATGTCGTAACGGTGGACTTCCCAACACTGTCCGTTTCCAACGCCTCGGTGCGGATTGAGAACGGCGTGATTGCAGAAGTCGCAAATGCTGGAGGCCATGAGGATGTCCCCCGGTCTCAACGTGTGAATTGCCACGGCATGTTATTGCTGCCGGCATTGGTGGTAGGTCACACGCACCTTTACTCAGCTCTTGCCCCCGGCATGCCGCCTGCCAAACGGCAACCGGAAAACTTTGTGCAGATCCTCGAGGAAATTTGGTGGAAGCTTGATCGAGCTCTGGATGACGAGGGTGTGTACTACAGTGCTCTTGTTGGGGCCATACGGGCCGCGCAATGCGGCGTGGGAACGCTTGTTGACCACCATGCGTCTCCCAACGCAATTGCTGGCTCGCTGGATCTTGTGCGCAACGCACTAGCGCGAGTTGGGCTGAGGGGGGTGCTTTGTTACGAAGTGACCGATCGCAATGGGAAGGACGGGGCGCGAGCCGGACTGGAGGAAAATGCTCGATTCATCCGCAACTGCCCCCAGGATGGGAGGTTTTCGGGGCTCGTCGGCGCACACGCCTCCTTCACGCTGAGCGATGAGACCCTCGGTGCATTAGCTGATTTGGCGGATGAAACGCGACGTGGGGTTCATATCCACTGCGCAGAAGCAAACTCGGACAACGAGGACTCTTTGCGGCGGTGTGGTAAGCGAGTTCTCGGCCGTTTGATGGAAGCACGAATCGTACGGCCTGGGACCGTTTTGGGACATTGTACCCATCTCATGCCAGAAGAGGTCGAAGTGGCGTACGACCATGGCTGCTGGATCGCTCACAATTGTCGTTCGAACATGAACAATGCTGTGGGCTACGCACCGATCGAATCGCTGGCACGTGGTCGCCTTGCGTTAGGCACGGATGGGATTGACCACGATCTGTTCGCTGAGTCGCGAACGGCGTTTTTCCGAATGCGTGAAGCTAGAGCGCGGTTACCTTTCCACGCCCCCCTTCACTGGCTTACGGGGGCTTCGCAACTTGCCTCAGAAAACTTAGGAATCCCGCTGGGGCGCGTGGCAAAAGGTTATCCGGCAGATCTACTTCTTCTCGACTACGTGCCTGCTACGCCGCTTACGTCATCGAATTTCGCCGGACACTGGTTTTTTGCGATCAACGCTCAGCACGTGCATTCGCTAATGGTCGGGGGAAAATGGATCTTACGCAATCGCGAATTGTCGGATACTACTCTGCAAGAGGAACTCGAGCGAGCGCGCATAGTGGCCCAACGCATGTGGCAAAGATTCGAGACTCTGTAA
- a CDS encoding glycosyl transferase group 1 gives MGRKIQILVDGRTVRPGMTGVGHYTLALTREAARLAEGWEFHVLTLYPELWGKASAPNLQIHHSRVDYEAHPTGDLWEHLVLPRFAGRIRADLVWGPAFLIPWGLQSFGRVVTIHDLTVFTLPREYPPLFAAYLRQVIRRSCRWADAVLADSSYVAAKLRSLMHPTEKTIEVVPNGVAPEFFDHNAGEEMVGNLPERYILSVGAGSPRKNLNFGAAVVECLRTQHGMPYSYVVVGNCDHLPKNVIGVPPQPLEKLANFYRRADLFLFPSVDEGFGVPVLEAMASGCPVAAAKRGAIPEVAGSAAFLFELEEGAERVAARLAELMRDQARLKELRETGRRRAAEYTWRSAAEKLLKVFERVIRTKHHER, from the coding sequence ATGGGCCGAAAGATCCAAATTCTCGTGGATGGTCGGACTGTCCGCCCTGGCATGACGGGGGTGGGGCACTATACGCTTGCGCTTACGAGGGAAGCTGCGCGGCTGGCCGAGGGGTGGGAGTTCCATGTACTCACCCTCTACCCAGAATTGTGGGGAAAGGCGAGCGCTCCAAACCTACAGATCCATCACTCGCGTGTGGACTATGAAGCCCACCCGACTGGCGATTTGTGGGAACATCTTGTGTTGCCCCGTTTTGCAGGACGCATCCGAGCGGATCTTGTTTGGGGACCTGCTTTCCTGATTCCGTGGGGGCTGCAGTCATTTGGCCGTGTGGTCACAATTCATGACCTCACGGTATTCACGCTTCCGCGAGAGTATCCGCCATTGTTTGCGGCCTATTTGCGTCAGGTAATCCGCAGATCTTGTCGGTGGGCAGATGCGGTTCTCGCGGACAGCTCATACGTCGCTGCAAAACTCCGATCGTTGATGCATCCCACGGAGAAGACAATCGAAGTTGTTCCAAACGGCGTGGCACCGGAATTTTTCGATCATAATGCTGGGGAAGAGATGGTTGGAAATCTGCCCGAGCGTTACATACTCAGCGTTGGGGCCGGAAGCCCACGCAAAAACCTCAACTTTGGTGCAGCTGTCGTTGAGTGCCTGCGTACGCAGCATGGGATGCCCTACTCCTACGTTGTAGTTGGCAATTGTGACCATCTTCCAAAAAACGTGATTGGTGTGCCGCCTCAGCCTCTCGAGAAGTTAGCCAACTTTTATCGAAGGGCTGACTTGTTTTTGTTTCCGTCCGTGGATGAGGGCTTTGGGGTTCCAGTGTTGGAGGCGATGGCGAGTGGTTGTCCGGTCGCTGCCGCGAAGCGAGGGGCAATCCCCGAGGTGGCTGGATCGGCTGCCTTTTTGTTTGAACTTGAGGAAGGTGCCGAACGCGTCGCGGCTCGATTAGCTGAGCTGATGCGCGACCAAGCGCGTTTGAAAGAGCTCAGAGAAACAGGACGTCGGCGGGCAGCGGAGTACACATGGAGATCAGCGGCCGAGAAGTTGTTGAAAGTCTTCGAACGAGTCATTCGAACTAAGCACCATGAACGTTGA